A genome region from Phoenix dactylifera cultivar Barhee BC4 chromosome 18, palm_55x_up_171113_PBpolish2nd_filt_p, whole genome shotgun sequence includes the following:
- the LOC120104412 gene encoding chitinase 1-like produces the protein MKVWLLAILCAASILGSLAQQCGSQAGGTTCPNGLCCSQYGYCGSTSAYCSTGCQSQCSGGGGSTPSPTPSGGGSGVASLISSSLFDQMLKHRNDAACQAKGFYTYNAFITAANSFAGFGTTGDDTIRKREIAAFLAQTSHETTGGWATAPDGPYAWGYCFKQEQGNPPAYCVQSAQLPCAAGKKYYGRGPIQISYNYNYGPAGKAIGQDLLNNPDLVATDPVVSFKTALWFWMTPQSPKPSSHNVITGQWTPSAADRAAGRVPGYGVITNIINGGIECGKGQDSSVADRIGFYKRYCDILGVSYGDNLDCYNQRPFNQ, from the exons ATGAAGGTCTGGTTGTTGGCAATACTTTGCGCGGCCTCCATACTCGGCAGCCTCGCACAGCAGTGCGGCAGCCAAGCCGGGGGGACGACATGCCCCAATGGGCTATGCTGCAGCCAGTATGGCTACTGTGGTTCCACCTCGGCGTACTGCAGCACTGGCTGCCAGAGCCAGTGCAGCGGCGGCGGTGGCTCAACTCCCAGCCCAACCCCTAGTGGTGGTGGCTCGGGTGTCGCCTCTCTCATCAGCTCGTCACTGTTCGACCAAATGCTCAAGCACCGCAACGATGCGGCCTGCCAAGCCAAGGGATTCTACACTTACAACGCCTTCATTACCGCGGCGAATTCCTTCGCTGGCTTCGGCACAACCGGGGACGACACTATTCGCAAGAGGGAGATCGCCGCTTTCTTGGCACAGACCTCCCATGAAACAACTG GTGGGTGGGCAACTGCACCAGATGGCCCGTATGCCTGGGGCTACTGTTTTAAACAAGAGCAAGGCAACCCCCCGGCTTACTGTGTCCAAAGCGCACAGTTGCCCTGTGCTGCAGGAAAGAAGTACTACGGCCGAGGACCAATACAAATCTCTTA CAACTACAACTATGGACCGGCTGGTAAAGCCATTGGCCAAGACCTGCTCAACAACCCGGACTTGGTCGCCACCGACCCGGTCGTCTCCTTCAAAACGGCGTTATGGTTCTGGATGACCCCACAATCCCCAAAACCTTCGTCGCATAATGTCATCACCGGGCAATGGACGCCGTCGGCAGCCGACCGAGCGGCGGGACGTGTTCCGGGATATGGGGTCATCACCAACATCATCAACGGTGGGATTGAGTGCGGCAAAGGGCAGGACAGCAGCGTAGCAGACCGGATTGGGTTCTACAAGAGATACTGCGACATACTGGGAGTGAGCTATGGAGACAACTTGGACTGCTACAACCAGAGGCCTTTTAATCAATAA